The Prionailurus viverrinus isolate Anna chromosome B4, UM_Priviv_1.0, whole genome shotgun sequence genome has a window encoding:
- the PEX26 gene encoding peroxisome assembly protein 26 translates to MKSDFSTPAAPLRGLGGPLRSSEPVRAAPAPSAAVVLLEEAADLLVVHLDFGAALQTCERALPSLANLDAGTSLEVKCSLCIVGIQALAEMNRWREVLSWVLQYYQVPEKLPPKVLELCVLLYSKMQEPGAVLEVVSAWLQDPDNQDLPEYRALAELHLQRVLLPLGCLSEAEELVVGSAGFSEEQQLDVLQAISKARQQQKHQRLGSEEAQKLNQEGSFSHKFLSLLMLLRRLWDSTVSHFFSLPFKKSLLAALILCLLVVRFDPASPSSLPFLCKLSQLFHRIQEAIFSLYRLPIHD, encoded by the exons ATGAAGAGTGACTTCTCGACACCTGCAGCCCCCCTTAGGGGGCTCGGGGGGCCCCTGAGGAGCAGTGAGCCTGTGCGTGCCGCCCCAGCCCCGTCGGCAGCCGTGGTTCTGCTGGAGGAGGCGGCAGACCTCTTAGTTGTACACCTGGACTTCGGGGCGGCGCTGCAGACCTGTGAACGCGCCTTGCCGAGCTTGGCCAACCTTGACGCGGGCAC CTCCTTGGAGGTGAAGTGCTCCCTGTGTATTGTGGGGATCCAGGCCCTGGCAGAAATGAATCGGTGGCGGGAAGTCCTGTCCTGGGTTCTTCAGTATTACCAGGTTCCTGAAAAGCTACCCCCCAAAGTCCTGGAGCTATG TGTTCTTTTATACAGCAAAATGCAAGAGCCTGGAGCTGTGCTGGAAGTGGTCAGTGCCTGGCTGCAAGACCCAGACAATCAGGACCTTCCAGAATACAGAGCCTTGGCAGAACTTCACCTACAGCGGGTGCTGCTACCCCTGGGCTGCTTGTCAGAGGCTGAGGAGCTAGTGGTGGGCTCTGCAGGCTTCAGTGAGGAACAGCAGCTGGACGTACTCCAGGCCATTAGTAAGGCAAGGCAACAGCAGAAACACCAACGCTTGGGCTCTGAGGAGGCCCAGAAGCTGAACCAGGAAG GCTCCTTCTCCCACAAGTTCCTGTCACTACTGATGTTGCTCCGCCGGCTTTGGGATTCTACAGTGAGCCACTTCTTTTCCCTGCCCTTCAAAAAGAGCCTCCTGGCTGCCTTGATCCTCTGCCTCTTGGTGGTAAGGTTTGATCCAG CTTCTCCTTCATCCTTGCCCTTCCTCTGCAAGCTGTCTCAGCTCTTCCATCGGATTCAGGAAGCCATATTTTCTCTCTACCGGCTTCCTATCCATGACTGA